A part of Chanodichthys erythropterus isolate Z2021 chromosome 4, ASM2448905v1, whole genome shotgun sequence genomic DNA contains:
- the LOC137018699 gene encoding uncharacterized protein, which yields MFTGVQEAAIVNLVLENNEIRLREIQSHIIQDNTLFNNIQRVSLSTLARIIKRNQIRMKQLYKVPFERNSQRNKEFRRAYVDGVLEMDAHAIPHEFIFIDEAGFNLAKTRRRGRNLIGHRAIIDVPGQRGGNITMCAAISNMHGVLHRHAKLGPYNTAHILTFLDRLHNILIPPERMNDADHQRNRYVVVWDNVSFHRAAPVQNWFADHPTFLVQYLPPYSPFLNPIEEFFSAWRWKVYDRQPFVRMPLVQAMEEACDEIDVGAIQGWIRHSRRFFPRCLAREDIACDVDEALWPDPAVRQDSA from the exons atgttcaccggggtacaggaagctgccattgtaaacttggttttggaaaataatgaaatcagattacgagaaattcaaagccacatcatccaagacaacaccttattcaacaacattcaacgagttagtctgtccacattggctcgcattatcaagcgaaaccaaatcagaatgaaacaactttataaggtgccgtttgagagaaactctcaaagaaacaaagagttcagacgagcatatgtggat ggagtactggaaatggatgctcatgcaatcccacatgagttcatctttatagatgaggctgggttcaacctagcaaagaccagaagaagagggagaaacctcattggccacagagccattatagatgttcctggccaacgtggtgggaacatcacaatgtgcgctgccatctccaatatgcatggtgtcctccaccgtcatgccaaacttggaccatacaacacagcccatattctcacatttctggacagacttcacaacattctcataccaccagagcgtatgaatgatgcagaccatcaaagaaaccggtacgttgtagtatgggacaacgtgagctttcatcgtgcagccccagtccaaaactggtttgctgaccacccaacatttctcgtgcaatacctcccaccatactcaccatttctgaaccccatagaagaattcttttcggcatggcggtggaaggtatacgaccggcagccctttgtgcgcatgcctcttgtgcaggccatggaagaggcatgtgatgagattgatgtgggtgcaattcagggatggataaggcactcaaggcgcttcttccctcgatgtctggcaagggaagatattgcctgtgatgttgacgaggcgttgtggccagacccggctgtgcggcaagattctgcctaa